In Microbacterium pumilum, the following proteins share a genomic window:
- a CDS encoding glycosyltransferase has translation MTHILQNAVFPTDRDPDLLPLYVDPEIWSVIDDEAVRVSSRAHIGNILGRTSARILAGRRVSFGTYFNAFPAAYWQHWTPVRQVTLTVRTVGPATILLYRSNGSGVRQRIETREVDGAVSSSFALTLDQYSDGGFIWFDIVADEKNAVFEGAEWTTEHEPGRPGKASIGITTYNKPDYCIETLASLAEATDVLELVDRIFLIDQGDRRVDAEPEFPEVAASLGDTLHVITQPNLGGSGGFARAMTETLARPDSEFVQLLDDDVRIEPESVRRSIVFGQYASVPTIVGAHMFDLLDRPKLHAWAEVVDEEPFMWRALYQEKLPHDFSVANLRQSPMLHMRLDADYNGWWMCLIPLAVIREVGLALPAFIKWDDAEFCLRAGEAGFPTVSVPGVALWHVSWVGKDDTIDWQAYFHARNRIVAGLLHSNAPGGGTLMRHSRRVDLKHLMMMQYYPVALRHRALHDILSGPAHMRENLATAMPWARSLAAKFPETVVQKDSGVPLRSRRGRAVFKRLSVHELDNPSGMRLRWFTVTTLVSHWFHTPRPENVAQPEVEFGKSDAHWWRVPVYDSALVSAADGSGKNVYTRDRAQFRRMLVESVRLHRRLRREWPKLAARYRSAAPELTSLSQWQRTFEESS, from the coding sequence GTGACCCACATCCTTCAGAACGCCGTCTTCCCCACTGATCGCGATCCCGACCTTCTGCCGCTGTATGTCGATCCCGAGATCTGGTCGGTCATCGACGATGAGGCGGTGCGGGTGTCGAGCCGGGCGCACATCGGCAACATCCTCGGCCGAACGTCGGCGCGGATCCTCGCGGGTCGCCGAGTCTCGTTCGGTACGTATTTCAACGCGTTCCCCGCCGCATACTGGCAGCACTGGACACCTGTCAGGCAGGTCACGCTCACCGTACGCACCGTCGGCCCCGCCACGATCCTGCTGTACCGCTCGAACGGATCGGGTGTGCGGCAGCGCATCGAGACCCGCGAAGTGGATGGCGCCGTCTCATCGAGCTTCGCGCTGACGCTCGATCAGTACAGCGACGGCGGCTTCATCTGGTTCGACATCGTCGCCGATGAGAAGAACGCCGTGTTCGAGGGTGCGGAGTGGACGACTGAGCACGAGCCCGGCCGGCCGGGCAAGGCCTCCATCGGGATCACCACCTACAACAAGCCCGACTACTGCATCGAGACCCTGGCGAGCCTCGCGGAGGCGACGGATGTGCTCGAACTGGTCGACCGCATCTTCCTCATCGACCAGGGCGACCGGCGCGTCGACGCGGAACCCGAGTTCCCCGAGGTGGCGGCCTCTCTCGGCGACACCCTGCACGTCATCACGCAGCCCAACCTCGGCGGCTCCGGTGGGTTCGCACGGGCGATGACCGAGACGCTCGCGCGTCCCGACAGCGAGTTCGTGCAGCTCCTCGACGACGATGTGCGCATCGAGCCCGAATCGGTGCGGCGCTCGATCGTCTTCGGGCAGTACGCCAGCGTTCCCACCATCGTGGGCGCCCACATGTTCGACCTTCTCGACCGTCCGAAGCTGCACGCCTGGGCGGAGGTCGTCGATGAGGAGCCGTTCATGTGGCGCGCCCTGTACCAGGAGAAGCTCCCGCACGACTTCAGCGTCGCGAACCTCCGCCAGAGCCCCATGCTGCACATGCGACTGGACGCGGACTACAACGGATGGTGGATGTGCCTCATCCCTCTCGCGGTGATCAGGGAGGTGGGCCTGGCGCTGCCCGCGTTCATCAAGTGGGATGATGCCGAATTCTGCCTCCGCGCTGGTGAGGCCGGCTTCCCCACGGTCTCCGTCCCCGGGGTGGCTCTCTGGCACGTGTCGTGGGTCGGCAAGGACGACACCATCGACTGGCAGGCGTATTTCCACGCCCGCAATCGGATCGTGGCCGGACTGCTCCACTCCAACGCCCCGGGCGGGGGCACGCTGATGCGGCACAGCCGCCGCGTCGACCTCAAGCACCTCATGATGATGCAGTACTACCCCGTCGCGCTCCGGCATCGCGCCCTGCACGACATCCTCTCGGGCCCCGCCCACATGCGCGAGAACCTCGCAACAGCCATGCCGTGGGCCAGATCCCTGGCGGCAAAGTTCCCCGAGACCGTCGTTCAGAAGGACTCCGGCGTGCCGCTGCGATCGCGGCGAGGCCGCGCGGTGTTCAAGCGTCTCTCCGTCCACGAGCTCGACAATCCGTCGGGCATGCGCCTGCGGTGGTTCACCGTGACGACCCTCGTCTCGCACTGGTTCCACACCCCCCGCCCCGAGAACGTCGCGCAGCCCGAGGTCGAGTTCGGCAAGAGCGATGCGCACTGGTGGCGGGTACCGGTCTACGACAGCGCCCTGGTGAGCGCCGCAGACGGCTCCGGCAAGAACGTCTACACGCGCGATCGCGCGCAGTTCCGCCGGATGCTGGTGGAGAGCGTTCGACTGCACCGGCGACTGCGCCGCGAGTGGCCGAAGCTCGCGGCACGCTATCGCTCCGCGGCGCCGGAGCTGACTTCACTGTCACAATGGCAGCGGACGTTCGAGGAGTCGTCGTGA
- a CDS encoding O-antigen ligase family protein — MTSVPRRASQPSWLSTLLASASFARAYTLVVLGAVFSSFAIERIAGRITYVTILASLCLLGVGVLISRRQEITFVRLVPSTLLIFLGWALVSIFWSFDVPSSFWGWISAAALAFLAVVIGHVRDTLQTARALGDVLRVLLGISLGVEVLSGVLLDTPIRFLGVQGNLAQLGPIQGIFGTRNLLGFVAVLALITFLIEYRTQSVRPGTAFASVLLAGGMATLSDSPTVLVLAFGVGAAVAALALVRHARPENRAPLQWGLGALVVVAAVVGYAQRYAIIAWLGAGTDFSMRVNLWLKMLEFVRVRPVQGWGWFGPWNQEKYPFNGINFVLGSSHATGLNAYYDVLLQLGWLGLILFLAFAGVALVRSWLDASERRSVIYAWTPLMLVALLVDSMFESFTLTGLGWLLLVILAVRAGQSRSWRERIGRDDGGPGDGITELPRDQGLPGRAG, encoded by the coding sequence GTGACATCCGTCCCGCGGCGTGCGTCTCAGCCGAGCTGGCTGAGTACGCTGCTCGCTTCGGCGTCGTTCGCGCGCGCTTACACCCTCGTCGTCCTCGGGGCGGTGTTCTCGTCGTTCGCGATCGAGCGGATCGCGGGACGCATCACCTACGTCACGATCCTCGCATCGCTGTGCCTGCTGGGCGTCGGCGTGCTCATCTCCAGACGCCAGGAGATCACCTTCGTCCGCCTCGTGCCGTCGACGCTGCTGATCTTCCTCGGCTGGGCGCTCGTCAGCATCTTCTGGAGCTTCGACGTGCCCAGTTCGTTCTGGGGATGGATCTCGGCCGCGGCGCTGGCCTTCCTCGCCGTCGTCATCGGACACGTCCGCGACACGCTGCAGACGGCGAGGGCACTCGGCGACGTCCTCCGCGTGCTGCTCGGCATCTCGCTGGGTGTCGAGGTGCTGTCGGGCGTCCTGCTGGACACCCCGATCCGGTTTCTCGGCGTACAGGGCAACCTCGCCCAGCTCGGGCCGATCCAGGGCATCTTCGGCACGCGCAATCTGCTCGGGTTCGTCGCCGTCCTCGCGCTCATCACCTTCCTCATCGAGTACCGCACCCAGTCGGTCCGTCCTGGCACCGCCTTCGCATCGGTGCTGCTCGCGGGAGGGATGGCGACGCTCAGCGACTCGCCGACCGTCCTCGTGCTCGCCTTCGGGGTCGGCGCCGCGGTGGCTGCACTCGCTCTCGTGCGTCACGCACGCCCCGAGAACAGGGCGCCCCTGCAGTGGGGGCTGGGGGCCCTCGTCGTGGTCGCCGCGGTGGTCGGCTATGCACAGCGGTATGCGATCATCGCGTGGTTGGGCGCGGGCACGGACTTCTCGATGCGCGTCAACCTATGGCTGAAGATGCTCGAGTTCGTCCGAGTCCGTCCCGTGCAGGGATGGGGATGGTTCGGCCCCTGGAACCAGGAGAAGTATCCCTTCAACGGGATCAATTTCGTGCTCGGCTCGTCTCACGCGACCGGCCTGAACGCCTACTACGACGTGCTCCTCCAACTCGGCTGGCTCGGCCTCATCCTGTTCCTCGCGTTCGCCGGCGTCGCCCTGGTGCGGTCATGGCTGGATGCCTCGGAGCGACGATCGGTCATCTACGCGTGGACCCCGCTCATGCTGGTCGCCCTCCTCGTCGACTCGATGTTCGAGAGCTTCACCCTCACCGGTCTGGGGTGGCTGCTCCTCGTGATCCTCGCGGTGCGCGCGGGTCAATCCCGCTCATGGCGGGAGCGGATCGGACGGGACGACGGCGGCCCCGGCGACGGAATCACCGAACTGCCGCGCGATCAGGGTCTCCCAGGACGCGCAGGGTAA
- a CDS encoding O-antigen ligase family protein, with amino-acid sequence MAAYSKHPASAPPAAPVRETTGHLMMRAWCIFVLFMALSGTAWVNAFGTPATTVITIGGGVLSIVLWIVIRPPVQWRRLPWFVVAYVLWATLSLLWSAWVSSTALTLLLLYITTIQALFIGSVLTWREVVRALASALKWALGLSLVFELWVSVFVGAPILPGFVVEKADDPIEYWSRNNLFDWGERIQGIMGSANLLGPVALLATVVFAIRYAAGAPRRTLLAGWIALSAFLFFRASSATAYVAAVGVAIVLVTVLLMRRARRPGERTKYYVGYAVIALGGAVTLWLLRGEIFTALGRSSDLTGRESIWAAVLERAAQRPVVGWGYATPWVPWDPAFDGWIIDHDQTVMQAHNMWVDVFLQLGIIGLVIMGLTYLAATWRSWFFAVDRPRWDLREDRPYSPLSLLPTLTIAILLVQGLAESSPLLGWGWLLLVLFGYKIKQSPHVGVGPAEQSVAIERGELTKQVP; translated from the coding sequence ATGGCCGCCTACTCCAAGCACCCGGCATCGGCACCGCCGGCCGCCCCGGTCCGTGAGACGACGGGTCACCTCATGATGCGCGCGTGGTGCATCTTCGTGCTCTTCATGGCCCTGTCGGGAACAGCCTGGGTCAACGCTTTCGGCACCCCGGCCACCACGGTCATCACCATCGGCGGGGGCGTGCTCTCGATCGTGCTGTGGATCGTCATCCGGCCACCCGTGCAATGGCGCCGACTGCCGTGGTTCGTGGTCGCATACGTCCTTTGGGCGACGCTGTCGCTGCTGTGGTCGGCGTGGGTGTCGTCCACGGCCCTGACCCTGCTGCTGCTGTACATCACGACCATCCAGGCGCTCTTCATCGGCAGCGTCCTGACGTGGCGCGAGGTGGTCCGCGCCCTCGCATCCGCCCTGAAGTGGGCCCTGGGCTTGTCGCTCGTGTTCGAACTGTGGGTGTCGGTCTTCGTCGGCGCCCCGATCCTGCCGGGATTCGTCGTGGAGAAGGCGGACGACCCGATCGAGTACTGGTCGCGGAACAATCTCTTCGACTGGGGCGAGCGCATCCAGGGCATCATGGGCAGCGCGAATCTGCTCGGCCCGGTGGCATTGCTCGCCACCGTCGTCTTCGCGATCCGCTACGCCGCCGGAGCACCGCGGCGCACACTGCTCGCCGGCTGGATCGCCCTCTCGGCGTTCCTCTTCTTCCGCGCCTCGTCCGCGACCGCGTACGTCGCCGCGGTGGGCGTGGCCATCGTGCTGGTCACGGTGCTCCTCATGCGGCGCGCGCGCCGGCCCGGCGAACGCACCAAGTACTACGTCGGCTACGCCGTGATCGCCCTCGGCGGTGCGGTGACCCTCTGGCTGCTGCGCGGCGAGATCTTCACAGCGCTCGGCCGCAGCTCCGACCTCACCGGCCGCGAGAGCATCTGGGCGGCGGTGCTCGAGCGCGCGGCCCAGCGCCCTGTTGTCGGCTGGGGGTACGCGACGCCCTGGGTGCCCTGGGATCCGGCGTTCGACGGCTGGATCATCGACCACGACCAGACCGTCATGCAGGCGCACAACATGTGGGTGGACGTCTTCCTGCAGCTCGGCATCATCGGACTCGTGATCATGGGTCTCACCTATCTGGCCGCGACCTGGCGATCGTGGTTCTTCGCGGTGGATCGCCCTCGCTGGGACCTGCGTGAGGACCGTCCCTACTCGCCGCTCAGCCTCCTGCCGACTCTCACGATCGCCATCCTGCTCGTGCAGGGGCTTGCGGAGTCCTCGCCGCTCCTCGGCTGGGGCTGGCTGCTGCTGGTGCTCTTCGGATACAAGATCAAACAGTCCCCGCACGTCGGCGTGGGTCCGGCCGAGCAGAGCGTCGCCATCGAGCGCGGCGAGCTGACCAAGCAGGTGCCGTGA
- the manA gene encoding mannose-6-phosphate isomerase, class I has translation MLLDLSNEPRDYDWGSTELLAQLTGRTPSGRPEAEVWFGDHPGDPATIPDGRSLDAWIADEGARFGVPDHLPYLLKLLAAASPLSIQVHPSKAQAEVGFEREESAGIPRDAAERTYRDANHKPELIVAVSETFRALAGLRELDATRRLVGRLGAGARELAERLSAPDAALDAVLEWVLSEDGRTAAPGLIAAASQGRSDEFAAELDLVRELDSAYPGDPGVIVALLMNLVTIPRGVGLFVPAGVLHAYLSGLGVELMAASDNVLRGGLTPKHIDVAELLAVLDPTPGPVALLHADEIGEGLARYAVPVGDFTLLVARVTAGSPVSVPIDGVGIALATVGEVSLEGGLQTSVVLRPGAAVLVTPDEGALRIEGDGEVFIALPGARPTVSR, from the coding sequence ATGCTGCTTGACCTGTCGAACGAACCTCGCGATTACGACTGGGGATCCACCGAGCTGCTCGCACAGCTGACCGGCCGGACTCCTTCGGGCCGCCCGGAAGCCGAGGTGTGGTTCGGCGATCATCCCGGTGACCCGGCCACGATCCCCGACGGGCGCTCGCTCGATGCGTGGATCGCCGACGAGGGCGCGCGCTTCGGAGTGCCCGATCACCTGCCCTATCTGCTGAAGCTGCTGGCCGCGGCATCCCCCCTCTCGATCCAGGTCCACCCGTCCAAGGCGCAGGCCGAGGTCGGGTTCGAGCGTGAGGAGTCGGCGGGCATCCCGCGCGACGCGGCCGAGCGCACCTACCGTGACGCGAACCACAAGCCCGAGCTGATCGTCGCGGTGAGCGAGACGTTCCGGGCCCTGGCGGGGCTCCGCGAACTGGATGCCACCCGCCGGCTGGTGGGACGGCTGGGGGCCGGCGCGCGCGAACTGGCAGAGCGCCTGAGCGCGCCGGATGCTGCCCTCGACGCAGTCCTGGAGTGGGTCCTGTCGGAGGACGGGCGGACGGCGGCGCCTGGTCTCATCGCCGCAGCATCCCAGGGTCGATCGGACGAGTTCGCGGCGGAACTCGACCTGGTGCGAGAGCTGGATTCCGCATACCCGGGGGACCCTGGCGTCATCGTGGCCCTCCTCATGAACCTCGTGACGATCCCGCGCGGCGTGGGGCTGTTCGTCCCCGCAGGGGTCCTCCACGCCTACCTCAGCGGTCTGGGCGTCGAGCTGATGGCTGCGAGCGACAACGTGCTGCGCGGCGGCCTCACTCCCAAGCACATCGATGTGGCCGAGCTGCTGGCCGTGCTGGATCCGACGCCCGGACCCGTTGCGCTCCTGCACGCCGATGAGATCGGCGAGGGACTCGCAAGATACGCAGTGCCGGTCGGCGACTTCACCCTGCTCGTCGCGCGGGTCACCGCCGGCTCGCCCGTCTCGGTGCCGATCGACGGCGTCGGCATCGCCCTTGCCACAGTCGGCGAAGTATCTCTCGAGGGCGGGTTGCAGACATCGGTCGTGCTCCGCCCGGGAGCCGCCGTGCTCGTGACGCCCGACGAGGGCGCGCTCCGCATCGAGGGGGACGGGGAGGTCTTCATCGCTCTGCCCGGTGCGCGGCCGACGGTTTCGCGCTGA
- a CDS encoding WhiB family transcriptional regulator, with protein sequence MTASQYRSGVPDNWFVDPVNLGVPGVRRPLEVEDGNPLSWQTDALCSQTDPEAFFPEKGGSTRDAKRICSSCDVRGECLEYALQNDERFGIWGGLSERERRKLKRHAS encoded by the coding sequence ATGACGGCATCGCAATACCGATCGGGCGTTCCCGACAATTGGTTCGTCGATCCGGTCAACCTGGGTGTCCCAGGGGTCCGCCGACCTCTCGAGGTCGAAGACGGCAATCCGCTGTCGTGGCAGACCGACGCGCTGTGCTCGCAGACCGACCCCGAGGCGTTCTTCCCCGAGAAGGGCGGCTCGACGCGCGATGCCAAGCGCATCTGCTCGTCGTGCGACGTCCGCGGCGAGTGCCTCGAGTACGCGCTGCAGAACGACGAGCGGTTCGGCATCTGGGGCGGGCTCAGCGAGCGCGAGCGCCGCAAGCTCAAGCGCCACGCCAGCTGA
- a CDS encoding glycosyltransferase family 2 protein, translating into MPPRVHAILVARPDGRTPAAFHLRRTLAALADQTRPVDVLTIVLCGDDARVAEVAAASGAESVVNAPAATGFAAAINLVAPRLDGDAVWLLAQDTAPEPDALSRLTGSLELSPSVAFVAPKLVRWDDRTEIVSLGLSMTRFGRTAPLADGELDQGQHDAREDVLGADVRGILARSDAWRDLGGLDPALIGADEGLDLGVRARLSDARVTLVPTAIVAVAGDGVASLPTPLTAQRRRRRAYATRTAQLHRRLVYAPAFTVPLHWLSILPLAVWRSIGQLVRKEPGLIGPEWAASVVALVRIGAVARARRRISRTRRAGWAQLAPLRTSWSAIRHSLDDEPDEAPGGYRRSDLRFFSGGGAWLVLGALAASVAAFPALLAWPVLGGGALQPLRATVSQLWADAAYGQRALGIDTIGPADPFAAVVAVLGSLSPWEPSRAIVLLWVLALPLAALGGWFAATRVTERSGLRLTGGIVWALAPTLLAALTQGRPAAVIAHLLLPWLFYAGAVAHRSWSAAGAASLLLVAVIAAAPSLAPALVVLWAGAIVLAVVLRAGAGLARLVWCVIPAVVFAVPLVWHAVSSRDVWGLIADPGVPWLGPQVAADSAGRALLAAGIPTPDLAGWSVILPEGPTWWVPLLSAPLALLALVAPLTQRWAAGIAMLVVAALGLATAFAAVGVWVLFAQSTAVPLWPGTGLSLAWLGVLGGALVALDAGLAPRLRFARILAAAGVCVCIVVLAAPALTSMARGVILITNGPDSSLPAYVAAEGRDSEVGTIVLTPQDSGGVSSQVVWGGSETLGGQSTIISTATHPTPQDVELANMTADLVSGSADDVVAELADDGIRFVLLAPAAPPESDAARAMRLAGSTALDQRDTLDAVGDTAKGSLWRVTTDVSDRPAVAADVANIARSIALADVLVVGIALLLALPTSASRRAARRTPRIVGPHWREGR; encoded by the coding sequence ATGCCGCCCCGAGTCCACGCCATCCTCGTCGCGCGCCCCGACGGCCGCACCCCCGCAGCTTTCCACCTGCGGCGGACGCTCGCAGCCCTGGCGGATCAGACGCGACCCGTCGATGTCCTGACGATCGTGCTCTGCGGCGACGACGCACGAGTCGCCGAAGTCGCTGCGGCGTCGGGCGCCGAGTCGGTCGTGAATGCCCCGGCCGCGACGGGTTTCGCCGCGGCGATCAACCTCGTCGCGCCCCGCTTGGACGGCGACGCGGTGTGGCTGCTCGCCCAGGACACGGCACCGGAGCCGGACGCGCTGAGCCGCCTGACCGGGTCGCTCGAGCTCTCACCGTCGGTCGCGTTCGTGGCGCCCAAGCTGGTGCGGTGGGATGACCGCACTGAGATCGTCTCGCTGGGGCTCTCCATGACCCGATTCGGCCGGACGGCGCCGCTCGCCGACGGCGAGCTCGATCAGGGGCAGCACGATGCCCGAGAGGACGTGCTCGGGGCAGACGTCCGCGGCATCCTCGCCCGCTCCGACGCGTGGCGCGATCTGGGCGGACTCGACCCCGCCCTGATCGGCGCCGACGAAGGCCTCGACCTCGGGGTCCGGGCGCGTCTCTCGGACGCCCGCGTGACGCTCGTCCCGACGGCGATCGTCGCCGTCGCCGGCGACGGAGTCGCGAGTCTTCCCACTCCGCTCACGGCGCAGCGGCGACGCCGCCGCGCGTATGCGACAAGGACGGCACAGCTGCATCGCCGCCTCGTCTACGCGCCGGCGTTCACGGTGCCCCTGCACTGGCTGTCGATCCTCCCGCTCGCGGTCTGGCGCTCGATCGGACAGCTCGTGCGCAAGGAGCCGGGCCTCATCGGGCCAGAGTGGGCAGCGTCGGTCGTGGCGCTCGTGCGGATCGGCGCCGTGGCACGCGCCCGGCGCCGCATCTCCAGGACGCGGCGCGCAGGCTGGGCCCAGCTCGCACCGCTCCGCACCAGCTGGTCGGCGATCCGGCACTCGCTCGACGACGAGCCCGACGAGGCACCGGGCGGATATCGCCGCAGCGACCTGCGCTTCTTCTCCGGCGGCGGGGCATGGCTCGTCCTGGGTGCACTCGCGGCGTCCGTGGCCGCGTTCCCTGCTCTGCTCGCGTGGCCGGTGCTGGGCGGGGGAGCACTGCAACCGCTCCGGGCCACGGTGTCGCAGCTGTGGGCGGATGCCGCGTACGGTCAGCGTGCGCTGGGCATCGACACGATCGGCCCTGCCGACCCGTTCGCCGCGGTCGTCGCGGTTCTCGGCTCGCTGTCTCCGTGGGAGCCCTCGCGGGCGATCGTGCTGCTGTGGGTGCTCGCGCTCCCGCTCGCGGCCCTCGGCGGGTGGTTCGCCGCCACCCGGGTCACCGAGCGCTCCGGCCTCCGCCTCACGGGGGGCATCGTCTGGGCGCTCGCGCCGACGCTGCTGGCCGCCCTGACACAGGGCCGTCCCGCGGCTGTGATCGCACATCTCCTCCTGCCGTGGCTCTTCTACGCCGGCGCCGTCGCCCACAGGTCGTGGTCCGCTGCCGGCGCGGCATCCCTCCTGCTCGTCGCTGTGATCGCCGCGGCGCCGTCGCTCGCTCCCGCGCTCGTGGTGCTGTGGGCGGGCGCCATCGTCCTCGCCGTCGTGCTGCGCGCCGGCGCCGGCCTCGCGCGACTGGTCTGGTGCGTCATCCCAGCCGTCGTCTTCGCGGTGCCGCTGGTCTGGCATGCCGTCTCGTCTCGCGATGTGTGGGGCCTCATCGCCGACCCCGGGGTGCCGTGGCTCGGCCCACAGGTCGCCGCCGACAGCGCGGGCCGTGCCCTGCTCGCCGCCGGGATCCCCACGCCCGACCTGGCGGGGTGGAGCGTGATCTTGCCCGAGGGGCCGACGTGGTGGGTTCCCCTGCTCTCGGCGCCTCTCGCGCTGCTCGCACTCGTCGCACCCCTCACGCAACGGTGGGCAGCCGGCATCGCCATGCTCGTGGTCGCAGCGCTCGGTCTGGCCACGGCGTTCGCCGCCGTGGGCGTCTGGGTGCTCTTCGCCCAGTCGACCGCGGTGCCGTTGTGGCCGGGCACCGGGCTGAGCCTGGCATGGCTCGGAGTGCTCGGCGGCGCGCTCGTGGCCCTCGACGCGGGGCTCGCACCCCGCCTGCGATTCGCGAGGATCCTCGCAGCGGCCGGGGTGTGCGTGTGCATCGTCGTGCTGGCGGCACCAGCACTGACCTCGATGGCCCGCGGTGTGATACTCATCACCAACGGACCGGACAGCAGTCTTCCGGCGTACGTTGCGGCCGAGGGCCGCGACTCCGAGGTGGGCACGATCGTGCTGACGCCGCAGGATTCCGGTGGTGTCTCGTCGCAGGTCGTGTGGGGCGGCAGCGAGACACTGGGCGGGCAGTCGACGATCATCTCGACCGCGACCCACCCCACTCCGCAGGACGTCGAGCTCGCCAACATGACGGCCGACCTGGTGAGCGGCTCTGCCGACGATGTGGTCGCCGAACTCGCCGATGACGGCATCCGCTTCGTCCTGCTCGCGCCCGCAGCGCCGCCGGAATCGGATGCGGCGCGCGCGATGCGGCTGGCGGGATCGACCGCACTCGATCAGCGCGACACGCTCGACGCGGTAGGGGACACCGCGAAAGGGTCGCTCTGGCGGGTGACGACCGACGTGTCCGACAGGCCCGCCGTCGCCGCCGACGTCGCGAACATCGCGCGCTCCATCGCCCTGGCCGACGTGCTCGTCGTGGGGATCGCGCTTCTGCTCGCCCTCCCGACGTCCGCCTCCCGCCGCGCCGCCCGCCGCACGCCGCGGATCGTCGGACCGCACTGGAGGGAGGGGCGATGA
- a CDS encoding DUF5719 family protein: MSDRRVFRWATTSARILAATVASAVAVVAVVTAVSLPWPTVVREPVRLSATPAPAATVIACDGGLLAVGRNPEDAAQIAEATTQQLTTGVAEGAPAPEETRLTAPELSSGEGAAVFTAPPQGRARTDVAASGSSSVVADDIAGFAASACRPALMESWLVGGSAATGAADIVVLSNPGAVPATVQLTTYGASGALAPEGGADVVVAPGTQRFVPLAGLVLGEAAPVIRVSAVGAPVRASLQASITRTLTPGGVDQVGAVPAPEAAQTIAGVTVTTSAAPGESDATTVLRVLSPAVAATATVTVTEVGSSEPAIAPQALPLAAAQPAELELGGLPAGTYIVDVTADQPVVSAVWQTTGFDEGSDFAWYEASPSVTVPSLFATPPGPPPLLTLVNPSSDPAVVSLTSQDQSFRLEVTVPALGSTPVRLAPDEVYSFAPDASGIRAGLSLTSDSGLAGFPLWPADAAAPPIVVYP, encoded by the coding sequence ATGAGCGATCGGCGCGTGTTCCGCTGGGCGACCACGAGTGCCCGGATCCTCGCGGCGACCGTCGCGTCGGCCGTCGCCGTCGTCGCCGTCGTCACGGCGGTGTCGCTGCCATGGCCGACGGTGGTCCGCGAGCCGGTTCGCCTGTCGGCGACGCCCGCGCCGGCGGCGACCGTCATCGCGTGCGACGGCGGACTGCTCGCAGTCGGACGCAATCCCGAGGATGCCGCGCAGATCGCCGAGGCGACCACCCAGCAGCTCACGACGGGCGTCGCCGAAGGTGCGCCGGCTCCCGAAGAGACGCGTCTCACCGCCCCGGAGCTCTCGAGTGGTGAAGGCGCCGCCGTGTTCACCGCCCCACCCCAGGGCCGCGCGCGGACGGATGTCGCGGCCTCCGGGTCGTCGTCGGTCGTTGCCGACGACATCGCCGGCTTCGCGGCATCCGCGTGCCGCCCCGCGCTGATGGAGTCGTGGCTCGTCGGCGGGTCGGCCGCGACGGGAGCCGCCGACATCGTCGTGCTCTCGAACCCCGGCGCGGTGCCCGCGACGGTGCAGCTGACGACGTACGGCGCGAGCGGCGCGTTGGCGCCGGAGGGGGGCGCCGACGTGGTCGTGGCCCCCGGCACTCAGCGATTCGTCCCTCTTGCCGGACTCGTGCTCGGCGAGGCCGCACCCGTGATCAGGGTCTCGGCGGTCGGCGCCCCGGTACGCGCCTCGCTGCAGGCGAGCATCACGCGGACGCTCACGCCGGGCGGTGTGGATCAGGTCGGCGCCGTGCCCGCGCCGGAGGCTGCGCAGACGATTGCGGGCGTGACCGTGACCACCAGCGCCGCGCCGGGTGAATCCGATGCCACGACGGTGCTGCGCGTGCTGTCGCCGGCCGTCGCGGCGACAGCGACGGTGACGGTGACCGAGGTCGGTTCGTCGGAACCCGCCATCGCACCGCAGGCTCTTCCGCTCGCGGCTGCCCAGCCCGCCGAGCTCGAGCTCGGCGGGCTTCCGGCCGGCACCTACATCGTCGACGTGACAGCCGACCAGCCGGTCGTCTCGGCGGTCTGGCAGACCACCGGCTTCGATGAGGGCTCCGATTTCGCCTGGTACGAGGCGTCGCCCTCTGTGACGGTGCCGAGCCTCTTCGCGACGCCGCCGGGACCGCCGCCGCTTCTCACGCTCGTGAACCCGTCGAGCGATCCGGCAGTCGTGTCGCTCACGTCGCAGGATCAGTCGTTCCGGCTCGAGGTGACGGTTCCGGCGCTCGGCTCAACGCCGGTGCGACTGGCGCCCGACGAGGTCTATTCGTTCGCACCCGATGCCAGCGGCATCCGTGCCGGGCTCTCCCTCACGTCGGACAGCGGGCTGGCGGGCTTCCCGCTGTGGCCGGCGGATGCCGCTGCCCCGCCGATCGTCGTATACCCGTAG
- a CDS encoding metallopeptidase family protein produces MAWRRTRSTEPAPARRSRHGRHGREGRSPVVRPPLPPLDTRVDRFDLAVGTAAEFLRSAWSELRDVSFEIADMPGATDDDGIPRWTVLSDEKRIILYRLPIERLSHLHRNDDLHRRMMIEGCVFRAAAEYLDRDPWDLGPERFRFF; encoded by the coding sequence ATGGCATGGCGGCGCACCCGGAGCACGGAGCCCGCGCCCGCTCGCCGCTCCCGGCACGGCCGGCACGGACGCGAGGGGCGCAGCCCGGTCGTGAGACCGCCCCTGCCACCGCTCGACACGCGGGTGGACCGGTTCGACCTCGCCGTCGGGACGGCGGCTGAGTTCCTGCGATCGGCATGGTCGGAACTGCGCGACGTCAGCTTCGAGATCGCCGACATGCCGGGCGCAACCGACGATGACGGCATCCCCCGCTGGACGGTGCTCTCGGACGAGAAGCGCATCATCCTGTACCGGCTGCCCATCGAGCGTCTCAGCCACCTGCATCGCAACGACGACCTGCACCGCCGCATGATGATCGAGGGCTGCGTGTTCCGTGCCGCGGCCGAGTACCTCGATCGCGACCCCTGGGATCTCGGTCCCGAGCGCTTCCGGTTCTTCTGA